A stretch of DNA from Microtus pennsylvanicus isolate mMicPen1 chromosome 20, mMicPen1.hap1, whole genome shotgun sequence:
TGACACAGAAAATTATCTTTTAGAGCATTCATGTTTTAGACTAAGTGATCTTAACAGTGGTCATTTAAAATCATAGTAACTACTTTTTGAAAGatactacacacacattcacacagatacacgtcaaaacacacatatgctcgcacatacacatacccaggcatacacacacatggcatatgacatgcacacacgtacatatacatgcacatgacatgcacacatacactcacacacacgcagacataaGGCTCAGGTAACATTGCAGGAGAGAAGATGGAAGGAATGAGCCAGAGGATGGGAGACGTGCGGCAGAGATGTGTTCTGGACGAGACGGCCACTGCACAGATGTGGACTCACCACTGCCGTCCGTCTGCCCGTGCTCTACATGTGATGGGGCTGTCAGACACAGTTCATTTGTCAGGGATGAAGGAAGGGGCCCTGAAGCCCCACCCCTGCCTGTGGGACTAGTGGGGTGGGCATGTCATTCTCATCAGTAGTGTAGTCACTAATAAGTTGCCCTAGCTCTAGGAAATGACCTCTCATCCACACTGGGGCAAGAAACTTTAAACCCATCCACACAGATGGCCTGAAAATGAGAAGAAGGCCTGTTGGGAagagggttggggggggggtaaaaatAGTTcaaatccatcatataaatatgTGAAACTCAAtagataaattatttatattttaaaaatgtagatggCATCTTACACCCATAATTCTAGCACCAAGGGCTGAAGGGAGCAGGaggctgtgagctccaggccagcctgggctgtagagtgagaccctgcttccaaTAACAAACGatgctaaatattttctttttatgtgcattggtacaaaggtgttagatcccctgcaaTTGGATcttaagacagttgtgagctgccatgtggtgctgggaattgaacccgggtcctctggaagagcagtcagtactcttaaccactgaaccatctctccagccccgatgcTAAATGTTTTGGTGctcagtgctgtgggataatgtctttgtacactataaagatttgtcactcacactggtttaataaaacactcactggccaatagctaggcaggaagtatagatggggcaaccagactaagaattctgggaagaggaaaaacagagatgcagtcaccagccagacacagaggaaacaagacaagaatgccttactgagaagaGGTACAAAACCACGTgtctaaacatagataagaattatgggttaagttgtaagaggtagttgtAATAAGTCTGGACActgggccaaacagtttatagttaatataagcctctgtgtttatGTGGgaatgaatgactgtgggaccaggtgggacagaaattttcCATCAACAGCTAAGGATCCTCCTTTGTAGCAAAAGGAAAATTCATTTGCTTCTCTAGTTAATTTTATCCAATAAAGTTAACAGAAAGTCAGGGGTATTGagattctgggctggagagatggctcggtggttagaaGAACTTCctagtcttgcagaggaccctgattCAGTTTCCcgcacccacgtggtagctcacaaccacctgtaactccagttcccaggatcTGACTCCATCTTATGGGCTTTACAGCTACAACACTCTtgtaatacacatacatatactcagatatacatatattcaaaaattaaatatttttttaatactgAAACAATATCCAAGCTCCTATACTTCCAAATTTAGCCACTATCTATAGCTTTAACTGGAATAGTAGAACATattaaagatgttttaataattttatttatgctttataatatacataaataaaggtcttttttggtggttttttcaGGGTGGTCAAGACGTTAAGAAGAAGGTTCACCTAAGTGAAAGACTTCACCTTCACCCTTTTGTCAGGTCTGTTGGGCTTCTCTGGTTTGCTGCGGTGCTTGTAGAGGTCTCTTGCTGTCAGTTTTCACCTCCGAGGAGCATGCTTAGTAACAGTTGCAGTTGTCAGGGTCCTATTTGATGTCACGCTATTCCAGTGTGTTCTATGGTTCTCCGTGACCTTCACGACTTCATGAGAAATGTGACAGTATCTCCGTTGAAATCACATGGCCTGCTTGCCATCACACAAGTAATGTTGACATCTAGCAAGCAGGCCCGAGTCTACCTACCTCTATAGCCCATGTTTTCTCTACACCTGTTCTGCCCTGTGATCCTGATTAAATGGTGAAGGCACCACTTCCTTATGGAAATGATGTGGAGGGCTGGACCTTCTCCTTGAGCGAGCTGTGGCAGAGACAAACAGGACGTGAAGGATATTTGTAAACCCCAAGCATTATGCAGTtgttgctattttttattttgttttgagagggttactatagaccaggctggcctctgcctcctgagtgctgggattaaaggtgtgtgccaccatgctaggCAGCTGTTGTGATTGTAAAGCAGGAAACTAGATCCTACATGTAATACTGATATGTTGTCCTACGTGCAATACTTGTCCTACATGCAATACTAATAGGTTGTCCTGAGTTGGTTATTTATACCAGTGTTACATGTTCTATGTTAGTAACCTTATAGATTGTAGGATTTAAGAAGTAATCATTtaggccaggcatgatggcacacacctttaatcccagcaccaggaggcagaagcagtcggTCTCTAtagaggcctgcctggtctcCAGAGGAGTTCCAAGTGatccagagttacacagtgaaatgctgtctcaaaattaaaaataaataaataaaattaaaagaagcaaACCTTTTCTTAATACTTACCTATCCTGTACATGCTAGGTAATTTCCCTTTTAAGTGTCTAGTTTTAACTCCACTAACAAAAAGGTCTCATTGCTTTTATCTAGTTCTAGGAATTTGGGAAGCGTAAACAGTGACCTCACCCAGTAGGAGAGTGTCTGCATGTCCTGTGTGTTACTAATACTGTTACTGTTATTCCTTTAGGAGATCAATAAACATAATTCGGAAATACTTTGAAGAATATGCCTTAGTTGGCCAAGATAttcttgaaaataaagaaaactgggagAAGATTTTAGCCCTTGTTCCCGAGAATATCCTTTCCTGTGGTCACTGCGTGAGGCAGTCATGTCGGTCTGTGACATTATAGATGGTACTGCTTGTGTGGTCTCCTACGTTCCTGCAACTTTCATCTTTTGTTTCCTGCTTGGCTACAGTAAGAAATGAGACCATTTTGTAAAATTTTCTCCTTTCATAAGTTGTTCCAAGAATTAATGGTTAAAGAAGGGGGAGTCATTTAGTCTGGGAAAACTTTATTATAATGCCTTTTAATTATTTTGGCATCTTTCTGTCATTTTACTATGATATTTTTATAAGGgacttgtttgtttaattttttttttccaagacagggtttttcattGTAgcttttggctgtcctgaaacttgctctgtagaccaggctggcctggaactcagagatctacctgcctctgcatccctagtgctgggattaaaggcgtacgccaccacttcccggctctaagggaattttttttactgctgtaaGTGCCTGTCATTTTTGTTTTCGGAATCATTAAATAGTTCCTAAGTGTGGGAAGCTCCAGCATCCCTGTAATGATACATACTACAGACTGACATACTCAGGTATCCCACATCAGTGTGTTCCTTAATGATGCGTCACCAATTCATGATGAGCTTCAGAAGGGCTTTCAAAGGCTTCACAGTTCATCTCAGCGCTGGGAGTATCTGAAGAAAGTGGTCAACACATCCCAGGTATTGAAATCTGTACTTCCCAATATCATAATACAATTCCTGATTAAGTTATGATTGTTTTTGCTTGGTCATTTAAAGATGGCTGAAGAAGATCTTTCTTTCTAGAATATGAAGAATGATAAGTGTGGTCCCTGGCTGGAGTGGGAGATTATGCTCCAGTACTGTTTCCCACGCCTGGATATCAACGTGAGCAAAGGAATCAACCATTTACTGAAGAGCCCGTTTAGCGTTCATCCTAAAACAGGTACAGTGCGAGGAAAgtaagaaaaactaaaagaaaaggttttctcttgagacagggtctcactatgtagaactggctggcctggaactcactgtgtagaccaggcttccctcacagagctctgcctgcctctgcctctgagtgctggaattaaaggcatgttgcgccatgcctggcttgttaTCTTTGGTATTAGCAAGGATGTCATTAGTTGTGAATAATATATATCAACTTGTTTGACCTTGCCCGTTAAGTAGCCACCAGGTGAATTGCTACTATATAAAGGTTTCAGGGCTGGGGGTGTGAGGCTCAGTTTacaaagtgcttgcctggcatgcacagaagccctgggttccatccccagcaaccATAAGCTATGTGTGATGTCACAAGCCTGGAATCTCACTAATCAGGAGGTGGacgcaggagaatcagaagtttgaAGTCATCGTCAGCAACATGGAGATTGAGAGGCAATATGAGAGCCTTGtctcaagaaagacaaaaagaagaaaacctatTAGGAGAAATAAACTGAAGCCAAGTACAAAGTTATTatacacctgtaatttcagcactcaggatgtaGGAGCGAgaggggagcaggaggatcagagccATCCTCCGCTACACAGATTGTTCCAGGCTAGCCCAGGTACTCCATAATGAGATCCCGTTTCAAAAGAAATCATTATATTTTCAGCCCTTAGTTGTGACTTTTATGTATTGTCCCAAGTGTAGAttgttttgtggggtttgtttgtttttccagacagggtttctctgtgtagccctggctgtcctggagaccaggctggccttgaactaagtgTAGATTTATAAAGTAATGCCATCAAAAGTCATCTGTCACTTAGCAACAGAAATACCTTTAGAGAAATATCACTTTATATTGTGCAGACATCACAGTATATTTTATACAAACTAAGCTGGACAGTATCTTATAATATCACCATTGTATGCAGCCCATTCATTGACCAAAATAGCATCTAGGCACATGATTATATATTTCCAAAATGCTCCATAAAgatgtccagtgttctgttcttccagaagacatgaATTCAAATCCTACAGCCATATCAGGTAACTCAACTGCCtaaacttcagctccaaggggatctgatacctctggcctctgcaggcacctgtacACGTgtacatagaacacacacatatagttaaaaataataaaaataaatttaagatatcCAATGTAGTCAAGTGTGGTGGTAAAtacctgtagtctcagcacttagGGGATTCataaattcaagaccaacctgggctacatagtgagaacttgtccCCAAACAACCTGAGCATGATGGCTCATGTATATCATCcatcccagtactcaggcagagacagaaagactcacaagttcaaagccagcctggtctacatagtagtgagttcaaggatagctagAGCTGTCTCCAAAAacgtggaaaaaaaaatgtgtgtgtgtatgttcatgtgcatgtgaaggattgaacctaggacctcatgtgcatgcatgtacctcAAACACTACCACTAaactgtcaccccagcactttGTAAAAATTTAACCAAAAATAATTCAGAGACATAGCAGCCCACCATCATGTCTTTAtaacttctggctcttacaggtCGTGTTTCTGTGCCAATTGATTTTCAGAAAGTGGACCAGTTTGATCCATTTGCTGTTCCAACCATAAGGTATGTTCCAGATCATGGATCATTCCTCATTTGTGACTATTCTTCTGGGCTTTAAATAGATTATCCTAGATCCCTGAATGGAGAAGTAGCTTTACGGGGTGACAGATTTGGAGGTGTTTAGTACTAGGGATTATATGGTAATACTTTAGGAGGGCCATGCATGTTTTTAGCTGTTTTGTGGGGAAAAGCATTTTAAGGTCAAATAAGCCTATGAGGGCTAAGGGGGATAAATAGCTCAGTAGTAAGTGTACTGGGCTCAAAACACAGCATCAAAAATAATAAGTTTGGGGAACGCCAATTCAAGCAACTAGAAGTTTTAGGCAGAGCTTCGGAAGAGGGCTCCTCGAATGACGCTCAAGCATTAAGACCTGggttgagccgggtggtggtggcgcacacctttaatcccagcacttgggaggcagaggtaggcaggtctctgtgagttcgaggccatcctggtctacaagagctagctccaggacagctagggctattacacagagaaaccctgtctcaaaaaaaaaaaaaaaaagacctgggtTGAAATCCCTAGACCCTACTTAGAGCCAGGCACAGTAACATGTAGCTGTGACCTCCGTGTGTTTGTGGTGACATGAGAGTGAGAAACAGGAACATCCCCAGAAGCTCACAGGCCAGTTAGCCCAAaacacacagcagaaaacaagagaCAGGACCCGTCTCAATTAAGGTCGCAGGTGAGGGCAGCACCCGAGCTTCTGCTTCCATGGGTACTGTAgctcacatatacatatgcaaacatgaAAGTTTTAGCCTAGAGATGTACACAGGTGTGGCTCACTGACAGAGCACTTGCCAAGCATATTGCATATGCAAGGCACTGGgttagatccccagcaccatgttcAGAAGATCTTGCCAgccgtggtggcacataccaTCAATCCAGAGGTAGAAGGATGACAGTTCTAGGAGCAGCTGTTGTGGTTTACACCTGATATCTCTGACCTCaggaagttcagggtcatccttggctatataacaGGTTTGAGGCCACCCTGCAATACTTGAgactctcaaaattaaaaaaaaaagttccaggtCACCTAGAGCTACacattgaaaccctgtctcagagcacCAAGGGTTCGCTGAGTGTTGGAGCACTTGCCTGAGCACAATATCCATCACTGCAAacatatttgtgtgtttcccaGCCTTAATATACTAATCTGCTCGAAGAACTCTAAGACGAGATTGTACTGCCCGAGACTTAGCTGACAGGTTGTTTGTTGTTATACCAGAAGTGGTGCTCACGGCCTTACATACTAAGATAGTCGCTCCACCACTAAGCTACACCCCAGGCACATGTTTTTCTCACAGAAGTTCCATGGGTGATTGAGTCTAGAAACCAACTTAAAATTCTCTTATTCTATTGCTTGTAGCACCATCTGCCGAGAATTGGATGTGGTTTCCAGTaatgagaaggacagagaggaacatGGAGGCGAATCTGAAAGCAAACCTAGAATCAGAGGTAAGCAGATGTGGGTCGTTTGTCCTGAGCCAGCTCAGTGGTAACGCTGTTCCAGCGCTGCCCTTCTCTTGTGGGGTGCGTCCCTGCTTAGATAGATTCCTAAGGACTTTGTTCTCTGGTGTTGGGGTTGTTTTGAATGGGATAttttccctaatttctttctctgagaatACACTATTGGTTTATATGAAGCCTGCAAGTTTCCTAGTATATTTTATGGAGTCTTTAAAGTATTGTGTCATccccgggtggtggtggctttaatcccagcgctcggaaggcagagacaggtagatctctgaattctaagccagtctggtctacaagagctagttccaagacagattccaaaactacagagaactcctgtcttaaaaaaacaacaaacaaaaaaagaattgcGTTATCTGCAAATATAGATATTAtgacttcctcctttcccatgtttattcttttttgttctgttttctgtaaCTGCTATAGCAGACTTTGAGCTCAGATaaagggtaggggtgggggaggtgctggagagatatcccagcaattaagagcacttgatgctcttgcagaggacccaggttcagtttccaggcCCATATTAATAACAGCTGGCTGTAACACAAGTCCCAGGAGGTCCACTGCCCTTTTCTGGCTCCCATAGGCACTgcgtgcatgtggtgcacagacatacattcagatactaatacacacaaaataaaaataaaacctaaaaagctataaaataaaaaaagagggaaggctggacatccttgtcttgttcttgatttttgaGGAAATGGTCTTGGTCTGTCCCCATTTACTGTAATATTGACTGTAGGTTTGTTGTATATGGCCTTTATCATTTTCAGGTATGTACCAACTATTCCTAAAGTCTCCAGAACTTTTATCCTGAAGGAATGTTGAACTTTCTTAGATGCCTTTTTggcattaattaattattaatagaaATGCTTGTGTGGTTTCTgtcttaagtttatttatatgatgtattacatttattgattttgtgtgtgtgtgtgtgtgtgtgtatatatatatatatatattgaatcaACTTTGCCTCTCTGGCATGAAGCCTATTTGTTCATAGTGTATAATCTTAAAGTGTTCTTAAATCCAGTTCACAAGTAGAGGATTCTTACAGCTATGCTCACCAAAGAAATTTGtttgtagtttcttttttgttgtgtaTTTTCCTGGTTTTGCTACCAGGATATTGGCTTTGgtagtgttcttttgttttctgcttgtAGAACAAGGTTCTTAAAAGTTGGTGAGATCTTCCTTAAAAGCTGGAAAGGTCAGGCAAGGTGGCACATacatttaatgccagcacttaggtAGCAGAGGCAAGAGAGTCTCTGAGACTTCTAGGCGAGTCTGGTCTACAacagagttccagcacagccagggcgacagtgtgagaccctgtctcaaagaaaagaaaacaaaacaattcagcAGTGACTGTCCAgtcctggatggggggggggtgtctctgttTCCCTGGAATCTGTTGGAATGACACCTGTACTTTTCTAACTTGGGTCATTCATatctcctctatttctttttatcataGTAGCTAAGTTTGTCAATCTTActactttgtttttgaaaaacaaagaaccaactctggttggttgtttttaaaatattcgtGCTTGGCCGGgtggtggaggcgcacgcctttaattcccaccagcacatgggaggcagaggcaggtggatctctgtgagttcgaggccagcctggtctacagagtgagttccaggacaactaggactgttacacagagaaatcctatcggGGAGTGGGGGATGAATTTCATGCTCTGCCAGTGTGCTAGTTCTAATGTGCATGCTTTATAATTTAGATTATAAGAAGACCAGTCTAGCACCGTACGTGAAAGTATTTGAACAGTTTCTTGAAAACCTGGATAAGTCCCGGAAAGGCGAACTTCTCAAGAAGAGCGGTAAGATGGCGCTCCCCTTGTGCTTAGCAGGATCTTCTAAATTTGATAATTTACAGCTCCCAGCAAATGAGCAACTTTCTAGTCTTTGTAAAACTAACCTTTGTCTAATCTAgtttttctaaaaataacaaTTTATTGTAACTTTAGTGGGTTCTtgttttttagttgttgtttttacatttatttgtttattaaatttgATAGTTTACAGCTCCCAGCAAATGAACAACTTTCTAGGTTATAGGCCTGTACCTGAGTTGAATCAAGAAACTTTTatttatcaaaaacaaacaaacaactaaggATTTGCAGGGCAGTTAGCAGGTAAAGttgcttgctgccaggcctgacaacctgagttcaatcccctgggACCATACCGGTAGAAAGACAGAAGTAACTCTCGCAGATCATCATCTGGTCAATTACAGTGCACTGTGTGCTtgcttacacacacgcacacaaacacaggaacacatgcgcacacacctcCCTAAATAAACAGATGTAAGAGTATGGGCCAGAGTAGGAACAGGAAAATAGTAAAGATTTTCATGGAAAAAATGCCTTGATTTGTACTCTGACTAAAAGCAGATCTGGGCTGGTGATGCAGCTCTGTTAGTAGAGCCATGGCCTAGCATGAATGGAACCCTgtgttcagtgcccagcaccacaTACACCTATGCACTGGTCATCCAATGCACACCTGTAATACTAGCACTTCAGatgaaataataaaggaaaaagaaagaattggaaaGGGGAGGGAACTGTCTCGGTTTCAGGGCGATCAAATGGTAAATACTGGCGGGAACTGATGAGACCCTAATAGGTGTTATCACTGAAAGGAGGTACAGAGAGCACAGCCATGCCAAGTGAAGAGTTCTCTGGCTAGGAAAGACCTCATAATGTGtaaattcaaggaaaaaaaatcagtgaacatgattttgggtttctttgtttgtttcaagacagggtttctatgtggccctgtagaccaggctggccttaaactcaggcctgcctctgccatctgagtgctgggattaaaggcatgaggtaccaccacccagctgaacatgtttttaaataagtaaaatgttttatttacagtGTATTTCTCTTACGGAGATTATTTTCTTTAGAGAACATTTAAAAGTGaacctttacctttttttttttttttttaaatatttatttattatgtatacaatattctgtctgtgtttatgcctgcaggccagaagagggcattacagatggttgtgagccaccttgtggttgctgggaattgaactcaggacctttggaagagcaggcaatgctcttaacctctgagccatctctccagccccgaacctttacctttttaaaaaagaaaaaggccgggtggtggtggtacacaaaaaaaaaaaatttaattcgaAACCTATGTATGTTTTATTCACTTCCTGCAAAATATTTGTCTTGCCAGtaacaaaactggaaaattctttttcttcatgaattttcctcttagaaaAATTCTTATGATGTTACAGAGTGAACAATTTTCAAGAGATTGACGGATACCCTAGAAAGCAACAGCATTATTATAGAAATATTATCACCACTCCcacatttttgcttgtttgtttgtcttgaaacagggtttcactgtgtaggcctggctgtcctgcaactcactctgtagaccaggctggccttggactcagggatccgcttacctctgcctcagcctcctgagtgctgggattaaaggcatgagtcaccactgcccagccccgcttcatttttttaatttaatttgttttgaatTCCAAAGTGCCTAAGAAAAAGTTTTGCTCATAGTGAACACTCTTC
This window harbors:
- the Prim1 gene encoding DNA primase small subunit translates to MEPFDPAELPELLKLYYRRLFPYAQYYRWLNYGGVTKNYFQHREFSFTLKDDIYIRYQSFNNQSDLEKEMQKMNPYKIDIGAVYSHRPSQHNTVKLGAFQAQEKELVFDIDMTDYDDVRRCCSSADICSKCWTLMTMAMRIIDRALKEDFGFKHRLWVYSGRRGVHCWVCDESVRKLSSAVRSGIVEYLSLVKGGQDVKKKVHLSERLHLHPFVRRSINIIRKYFEEYALVGQDILENKENWEKILALVPETIHDELQKGFQRLHSSSQRWEYLKKVVNTSQNMKNDKCGPWLEWEIMLQYCFPRLDINVSKGINHLLKSPFSVHPKTGRVSVPIDFQKVDQFDPFAVPTISTICRELDVVSSNEKDREEHGGESESKPRIRDYKKTSLAPYVKVFEQFLENLDKSRKGELLKKSDLQKDF